From a single Raphanus sativus cultivar WK10039 chromosome 3, ASM80110v3, whole genome shotgun sequence genomic region:
- the LOC108844672 gene encoding mitochondrial inner membrane protease subunit 2 — translation MASISTWFRYMAHKLEYSLTLSLKSHRREKLSDRELIQIIFKNLFHGKITYLHSGKGVEMSPTMAAHENTLLVRKIPIANPRYLYVGDAVVLKDPNDSDKYLVRRLAAVEGFEMVSGDAKEEPFFLDKDQCWVVAENKDIKPKEAYDSRTFGPVSTADIVGRAIYCLRTAVDHGPVRNSQTAMGQDSPILAVELDVDEMAKNHKAQ, via the exons ATGGCCTCGATCTCGACATGGTTCAGATACATGGCGCACAAGCTCGAGTATTCTCTCACCCTCAGTCTCAAg AGTCATAGGAGAGAAAAATTGAGTGACCGAGAACTCATTCAAATCATCTTCAAGAATCTATTCCATGGGAAGATAACCTATTTACACTCCGGTAAAGGAGTAGAGATGTCCCCAACGATGGCAGCACACGAGAACACGCTTCTTGTCCGCAAGATACCAATTGCTAACCCGAG GTATCTGTACGTTGGAGATGCCGTGGTCTTAAAGGACCCAAACGATTCAGACAAGTATCTGGTGAGAAGATTAGCAGCTGTGGAAGGGTTCGAAATGGTATCAGGTGATGCAAAAGAGGAGCCTTTTTTTCTCGACAAGGATCAGTGTTGGGTTGTTGCTGAAAACAAGGATATCAAACCCAAG GAAGCATACGATAGTCGAACGTTTGGTCCAGTTTCAACAGCAGACATTGTTGGAAGAGCTATATATTGTCTGAGAACCGCCGTGGATCATGGTCCCGTCCGAAACAG TCAAACTGCGATGGGACAAGATTCTCCAATCCTGGCAGTAGAATTGGACGTGGACGAGATGGCTAAAAACCACAAGGCACAATAA
- the LOC108844255 gene encoding protein trichome birefringence-like 40: protein MIILTWRPQKKMGLCFQPILASLFLILLSSLPELLAQSQQHFWGQNNTSLLEGERSCNWFRGKWVYDSSYPLYSPFSCPFINPEFNCQKTGRPDTNYQHFRWQPFSCSLPRFDGVNFMRRMRGKKIMMVGDSLSLNMFESLACLLHASLPNAKYSLRRGQPLTSLTFQDYGVTILLYRTQFLVDVVQEKAGRVLVLDSIKQANAWLGMDVLIFNSWHWWTHTDGIQPWDYMREGNNLYKDMNRLVAFYKGLNTWARWINGNINPSRTQVFFQGVSPVHYDGRQWNEPSKSCKGQTQPFMGQRYPGGLPLGWVVVNKVLSRIKKPVRLLDLTTLSEYRKDAHPSLYNGIAKGLDCSHWCLPGLPDTWNLLLYASLTS, encoded by the exons ATGATCATTCTTACTTGGCGACCGCAAAAGAAAATGGGACTCTGTTTCCAACCCATCTTAGCCTCTCTGTTTCTCATACTTCTCTCTTCACTCCCTGAGCTATTAGCACAATCTCAACAACATTTTTGGGGACAAAACAACACAAGCTTGTTGGAAGGAGAGAGATCATGCAATTGGTTTAGAGGCAAATGGGTCTATGATTCTTCATATCCACTCTATAGTCCCTTTTCTTGTCCCTTCATCAACCCTGAATTCAATTGCCAGAAAACCGGTCGACCCGACACTAACTATCAACACTTCCGATGGCAACCTTTCTCATGTTCTCTTCCCAG aTTCGATGGGGTGAACTTTATGAGAAGAATGAGAGGGAAGAAGATAATGATGGTTGGTGACTCACTGAGTCTCAACATGTTCGAATCGTTGGCATGTTTGCTTCATGCCTCTCTTCCTAATGCTAAGTACTCTCTCCGTCGAGGCCAGCCTCTCACTTCCCTCACTTTCcag GATTATGGAGTGACAATACTTCTGTACAGAACACAGTTTCTAGTAGATGTGGTTCAAGAAAAGGCAGGACGAGTGCTTGTACTGGACTCCATCAAACAAGCCAATGCTTGGCTTGGCATGGACGTTCTGATCTTCAACTCATGGCACTGGTGGACTCATACTGACGGAATCCAGCC GTGGGATTATATGAGGGAAGGAAACAACTTGTACAAAGACATGAACAGGCTTGTGGCTTTTTACAAAGGACTAAACACATGGGCTCGATGGATTAACGGCAACATTAACCCTTCACGCACTCAAGTCTTCTTTCAAGGTGTTTCTCCTGTTCACTACGA TGGAAGGCAGTGGAACGAACCATCGAAGTCGTGCAAGGGACAAACTCAGCCGTTCATGGGACAAAGATATCCAGGAGGATTGCCCTTAGGTTGGGTTGTGGTGAACAAAGTGTTGAGCCGAATCAAGAAACCGGTCCGTCTTCTTGATCTTACAACTCTCTCGGAGTATCGCAAAGACGCACACCCAAGTCTCTACAATGGTATCGCAAAGGGTTTAGACTGTAGCCATTGGTGTCTCCCTGGTCTCCCTGACACTTGGAACCTACTTCTTTACGCATCTCTTACTTCATAG